TGCAAATATTATCGGGTGAAGGCCAATTGCGCTTTCATAGAGCGACATCAACCGCACCGAGTCCTCGACGCTTCTGGCAGTCGTGACAACCTTGACATAGTTGCTATAGAGGCGCATTTCCATGATTATGTCGGCAAGCTCGTCATTTGGCGGCGTCTTTTCAAAATCGTGCCACGAGACGAGCGTCGGGATGCTTGCAAGCTCCAAATAGTCTGCCAGGTTGTCGTTTGCCTGCAGGGTTTCAAGCTCAACGTCAATTAGCATCGGCCTCTTTTCTGCAAGCTTGCGAAGCAGTCTTACGCGCTCTTCTTCGGTGCCGGAAAACCTGCCACCCTGGCTCTTTGAGCGCAGCGTGAAAACTGCGCGGTCCTTGTCTATCCCGTCTGCGGCTTGCATCACCTGTTCTGGAGTAACAATAAAGTCGAGGCGAGCCTCGACAAAATCTGCCCCGAGGTCAAATGCATTTTTTGCTTGCGCTACAAGGTCGTTTGCGTTTTCCGCCGCAATGGAGGCGCAGATCTTGGCCAACGGCATCCATCAGGCGTATGCCCCCTTATTTCTTTAGCTCACGCCTGCTGGAGGATGGCTTTGCTTGCTGTGCTCCATTTGCTTGTGCGATTCTAAAAGCTCCGGCGTCTGGAAAACCTTGCCGCACAGGTTGCACCTGTTCTCCGCTTTTCGGACAGACGAAGATGCGGTAGACATGCACTATAATTGCCGCTTCTGGTATTAAAGATTAGCAATGCAGGAATTTTTACCCTGTTGAGACGACGGAAAATTCCTTTGTCAGGGTAGGGGTGATGCGTTCTACCGCGACAATATATTTTCCTTCGTTCAGGATTATTGGCACGCTGCCCATAGTTCTCATGCGCTCCTGCTCGTCGTTGTTGTATTTCGTGACATCGCCTATGTGCCTCACCTTGTAAAGGTCCACAAGCTCACACGAGACATTGGCAGGAAAATGACGGATTTCAAACCTCGACCAGACTGGCTGTTGTTGCTGCATCTGGCTGTCTGCCTTTGTTATGACCACCGACGGAAAGCCGGTGTCGCAGCCATAGCCTTCAACCTTGACGACAAAATCCACCGGCTCGCCAACCTTGTACGTCTCTTTGAGGCCCTCGATTGTTACGTTGACAAACGGCTCTTTTGCGGCGTTGCCCGGATTTGAGAGAAAAATGGCGGCTATGACGGACGCGACTCCCACTGCACAGGCCACAATCAACAGGTTTCGTGACGGCGGCAACTATAGGTGCCATATGACGGCCCAAGAGAAAACCATACGCAACAGGACAATCCAGCGAGAGGATTTATTATGCCCCTCTGGTGCGGAGATAGGTGGTATAAATGTCAAAGGAAGACCACATTTCCCGCATGAAGGCGCTTGGCTTTGACGGCGTGTCGATAGAGTCGTTTGAAAAGATGTGGGACCCACTTGCCGGCGACGGTTATGACATGTACGCGATGTACACCGGCGCCGACGGCTCGGCACTTGAGGACAAGGCAGGGTGCGTCATCTGCTCGAAAAAGTCTTTTCCGCTCAGATGGGAAAAGGTCATAACGCCAAGCCAAGACAGCGCGGCCATATACACGGTCTGCACCGACTGCGACGCGGCGTACGTCGAGGCGGCAATAAGGCAAAAGGCGCTGGGTAGGCTGCTCAAAGAGCGCAACACGCGCCCCAACTAGCAGCTAAGCCCGGTAGTGGTGCGACGACGGTATCTTTTTCCAGTTGGCTATGAGGGCTTCGTTGCGTATGTGTATGGGCTCGCTTTCTATCCGCGAGCGCGCAAGCTCGACGTACTCTTTTACCATGTCAATCCCGATGTAGCGCCTGCCAAAGTGGTGCGCCACCTTGGTCGTCTGGCCGCTCCCGTTGAACGGGTCGAGTACGACGTCGCCCTTGTACGAGTAGACCTTCATGAGGCGGTACGGTATCTCTTCAGGGTACGGGCACGGGTGGTCGATGTATCCCGGCGGGACCGGGGCTATGTGCCACACCGAGTTTGCGATCTCTTTGGTCCATTCCTCGTGCGTTGCAGGGAGCGCCTCTTTGCGCTGCCTCCCGCTGTTGACGTCGCCCTTTCTCAGAACGAGTATGAACTCGTGCATGACGTTTGCGCGGTAGTACTTCGGGTACGGGTTGAGGACGAACGAGCCGTAGCGGTTTGTGCCGCCCGTGACCTTGTGCCAGATTATCTCCTCGTGCAGCTGCCACTTGCCAAAAGGCTGGACCAGCCTTGAAAGGAGCATGTGCGGCAGCGGGAGTATCGTGCCGTTTACGACCTCGTTTGCAATCACTATGCAGCAGTAGCCGCCGTCCTTTGTGACGCGGTAGACCCTGTCACCAAAGATGTTGGCCATTTCGTTCAGGTAGTCGCTTGTCTCGACGCCGGCGTTTCCACGGTAGTAACCTCCGCTCCCGGACGCGTGCATCTCGTAGTTGATGGCGTTTCTGTAAGGAGGCGACGTTATCGTCAGCTGGACCGAATTCTCAGGAAGCCTGTCCAAAACGTCCTTGCAGTTTCCGAGAAGTATCTGGTTTGTCAGTTGTTCTTCCTGAGCGAGCATTTAGCGAGCAACAACGCTTGCCTAGTTCGTCCATATCCCGCATGCTTTACAGTAATAGACCCGCAACTAAAAACGCGCTATAGCTCCAGCTAACTTTTTGAGCTTGGCGCGGACGCGCACATTGTTCCGGAACAGGAATTCACATTTGATATAAGCGACGGAGAACGCGCTAACAACAGGATGGATACATCCAAAGGGGTATTCATAAACGAGACAAACAGGGAACTGTCAGACCACATCAGAAAGGCGCTTGCAAAAGACGGCGTCAAGGAAAAAGACATTCACGATTACGATCCGGCCAAGATCCAAAAAGACTCGCTCGTCGCAATATTGCATGAAAAGACCGTCAGCAGCACCAAAGTGAGCCTGCTCCGGGTATCAGAAGTGGCAGAAGACGGCAGGCCAAACCTTGTTCCTGAGAAGGTAATAGAGGGGAAGATATAGCAGAGCAGGCTAGCTGGTTCTTGCTACTTTTCGACGATGTACTCGTCCACTTCCATGCCAAAGTGCCTGCCGCTTGCAGGCTTGGCGTAGCCCATGACCTCGTCTCCGGGCTTGACCTCGGTCACAGAGAGCAGTTTTCCGTCCGGCTTCATCAGGCGTATCGTCTCGGCATTCTGCAGTATGACCGTTCCCGTCTCGCCCTCGATCTCTGCGCGCAAGAGGCGCAGAGGGCGCGTCTCTATCTTTGACCTGCCGACCGTTGCGCGCCTTGACTGGCCTTCCCTGTTGACTATCCACACCTCTGCCCCGGACTCTAGCTCCGAGAGGTAGCGGGTGTTGCCGTCAGGCGTTATCGTGTAGCAATAGACGGCGCCGGCGTTTACGCGAAACGGCCTTGGCGAGGTAAACGAAGAGCCGACCGACTCGTTGTGAACAAGCAGCATAAAGTTGGACCTGCTTCCGATGAGCATCCCCTCGCCCATCCCCATCATCGAGGCCGTGTCGACGCAGACGCGCTCGCCAGTGCCCACGTCCTTTACCTCGGTGATCCTGGCGACCTTTATCGGGAACCGGACGGTCGAGAGCTGCTGGCCTGCCTTTTCCACTTCATCCTCGCTGTCAGTCGAGAGTATGACCCCGTCGACCCCTAGCTCCAGCACAGAGAACATGGTCTTGACCTCCTTTGACGATGACGCGGTGGTATAGACCTTGGTTCTGGACTTGTGCAGCTTCGCAATAATGTTCTCAAGCGGGATTATCTTCCAGTCGTTTGCGTCCACGACGACAAACGAGGCTCCGGCCTGCGACGCGCGCTCGATCTCGTCGACGTCGGCGTTGCTCAGCACCTTCTTGTAGTAGCCAAAGGTCTTGCCTGCGGTCTTGGCCGCCTTCATCTCGTCAAAAGTCCTGCATATTACGAGGTCGGCGTCGTTTGACTCGAATATCGTCTTGAAGTTCTTGCCGGCCACAATCTTTGGGTCGGCGTTTAGCATGCTGACGTTCTTTAGCTTTGACAAAAATTTCTCAAGCCCGGCCTTTGCGACCGTCGGCCTTACGATAAGCTCTTTGCTCTTTGCTGCCGCCTCAACCAAGTTGCTTTGCAGCCTCTTTGGCGCTCTTGCCCTCAAATATCACCTTGTGCAGGGCGCGTACCATCGCAGGCGGGTTCTTGTGCTGGAAGATGTTCCTGCCAAAGGTCACTCCCTTTGCCCCAGCCTTCATTGCGCCGGCGCACATCTCTAGTATCTCCAGGTCTGTAGTCGCCTTTGGCCCGCCGGCTATTACAAGCGGCACGGGGACGCTTTTTACAACTTTTTTGAACGAATCGACGTCGCCAGTGTAAACGGCCTTGACAATGTCGGCGCCTGCCTCTGCCCCGACCCTTGCGGCGTGTGCCACGATCTCGGGGTCGTGGGGGTTCTTTATCCCCTCGCCGCGGGGGTACATCATTGCCACGAGGGGGACGCTCCACTCGTCGCACTTGTCGGCGATCATGCCGAGTTTCTGGAGCATCTCTGGCTCCTCCTTGGCGCCGATGTTGATGTGGAGCGAGACTGCGTCGGCTCCAAGCCTCAACGCCTCTTCGACGCTTCCCATGAGCACCTTGCGGTTTGGCGCCGGGCCAAGCGATGTGCTTCCAGAGAAATGAACTATGAGGCCTATGCTTGTCGGCCTTGGCATCGTCTTGACGATGCCCTTGTTGACAAGAACGCAGGTGAGACCGGCGTTTTCGCACTGGTAAATCATGCCGTGGGCGTCCTCAAGGCCCCTTATTGGCCCGTTGCTTATCCCGTGGTCCATCGGGATGCACAGCATCTTGCCGTCCTTTAGAATTCTGCCGAGCCTTACGTCCCTGCCAAACACCATATCTCTAGTTAGGGATTGAATCTTTTGGTCCTACTTATAAAACATCTTTTTGCATTGGGCAGTGCCTCAAGATCCCGGAGGCTGCCAGGGATGATTATTACGAACCAGGCACCATAAATCGTTTATAGTCGAAGTTTGTCTTTTATCGGAGGGTGGCGAGTCCGGGTGCGAGATCTGCGGGAAAGAAAGAACAATTCTAACGATAATGATGCTGACGATGCAGCGGTGGCCGCAGCTGCTGCGGGGCTGAACCCTTATTTTCATTTTGATTCACAATCCAAGCAGATCAAAGATGCAGTTTTCAACTGCAGGGGGATAATAATCAACGAAAGGTTCTGGAACCGGATCCGCGACGAGCTGATGGACCTGACAAAGGAGGCCGGCCCCGTCATACTGTACCAGCTTGGGCTGAGTTACGGGCTTGAAGTCGGCATCCAGGGAAAAGAGGCCGTAAAGGACTCTGTGGCCGCAATCAATTTTCTAGAGTATTACGGCCTGCTTGCCGGCTGGGGGCGTTTTGAGACATCCAAGTTACGGTTGACTCAGGGACAGTTAAGCGGGCCTGCCGTCGTAAAGGTGTTTGACAATTTCTTTGCATATTCTCCCCAGAATAATTCAGGAAACCCCGGCTGCTTTTTTGTTTCGGGTCTGCTGGCAGGAATCAGCGACGGATTGTTCGGCGGCCACCACAACTGCCTCGAGGAGCAATGCATTTCTGCAGGCTCGAAATGCTGCCAGTTTGTGGTTGCAAGAACATCCTTGTACTAGCAGAGTGCATATGACGACTTTGTCTGAAATGGGCAGGTTTTTTAGAATGAATGATGTCAAGACCACATGAGCTACGAGCCGGACGACGGTGGTGGCGGCATGTTTGCCAAGACATCTGGCAAGAGGCTTGCCATCCTGTTCGGATTG
The sequence above is drawn from the Nitrososphaera viennensis EN76 genome and encodes:
- the aroD gene encoding type I 3-dehydroquinate dehydratase, with the protein product MPLAKICASIAAENANDLVAQAKNAFDLGADFVEARLDFIVTPEQVMQAADGIDKDRAVFTLRSKSQGGRFSGTEEERVRLLRKLAEKRPMLIDVELETLQANDNLADYLELASIPTLVSWHDFEKTPPNDELADIIMEMRLYSNYVKVVTTARSVEDSVRLMSLYESAIGLHPIIFAMGEAGVMTRVLCALYGAPYTYAAVEKAVAPGQLTIAQMKQLYGSIRSR
- a CDS encoding C2H2-type zinc finger protein, which encodes MSTASSSVRKAENRCNLCGKVFQTPELLESHKQMEHSKQSHPPAGVS
- a CDS encoding DNA-methyltransferase, which codes for MLAQEEQLTNQILLGNCKDVLDRLPENSVQLTITSPPYRNAINYEMHASGSGGYYRGNAGVETSDYLNEMANIFGDRVYRVTKDGGYCCIVIANEVVNGTILPLPHMLLSRLVQPFGKWQLHEEIIWHKVTGGTNRYGSFVLNPYPKYYRANVMHEFILVLRKGDVNSGRQRKEALPATHEEWTKEIANSVWHIAPVPPGYIDHPCPYPEEIPYRLMKVYSYKGDVVLDPFNGSGQTTKVAHHFGRRYIGIDMVKEYVELARSRIESEPIHIRNEALIANWKKIPSSHHYRA
- a CDS encoding 3-dehydroquinate synthase II, with the protein product MVEAAAKSKELIVRPTVAKAGLEKFLSKLKNVSMLNADPKIVAGKNFKTIFESNDADLVICRTFDEMKAAKTAGKTFGYYKKVLSNADVDEIERASQAGASFVVVDANDWKIIPLENIIAKLHKSRTKVYTTASSSKEVKTMFSVLELGVDGVILSTDSEDEVEKAGQQLSTVRFPIKVARITEVKDVGTGERVCVDTASMMGMGEGMLIGSRSNFMLLVHNESVGSSFTSPRPFRVNAGAVYCYTITPDGNTRYLSELESGAEVWIVNREGQSRRATVGRSKIETRPLRLLRAEIEGETGTVILQNAETIRLMKPDGKLLSVTEVKPGDEVMGYAKPASGRHFGMEVDEYIVEK
- a CDS encoding 2-amino-3,7-dideoxy-D-threo-hept-6-ulosonate synthase; the protein is MVFGRDVRLGRILKDGKMLCIPMDHGISNGPIRGLEDAHGMIYQCENAGLTCVLVNKGIVKTMPRPTSIGLIVHFSGSTSLGPAPNRKVLMGSVEEALRLGADAVSLHINIGAKEEPEMLQKLGMIADKCDEWSVPLVAMMYPRGEGIKNPHDPEIVAHAARVGAEAGADIVKAVYTGDVDSFKKVVKSVPVPLVIAGGPKATTDLEILEMCAGAMKAGAKGVTFGRNIFQHKNPPAMVRALHKVIFEGKSAKEAAKQLG
- a CDS encoding V4R domain-containing protein; the protein is MRDLRERKNNSNDNDADDAAVAAAAAGLNPYFHFDSQSKQIKDAVFNCRGIIINERFWNRIRDELMDLTKEAGPVILYQLGLSYGLEVGIQGKEAVKDSVAAINFLEYYGLLAGWGRFETSKLRLTQGQLSGPAVVKVFDNFFAYSPQNNSGNPGCFFVSGLLAGISDGLFGGHHNCLEEQCISAGSKCCQFVVARTSLY